One Fontisphaera persica DNA window includes the following coding sequences:
- a CDS encoding valine--pyruvate transaminase yields MLNPDVITRVGAKLSQATGIWELMEDLGHALTVDPDMRMLGGGNPAMVPEFTQAARQRLKQMLEEPETVAAMLGNYDPPRGHPRFIEAFAALLRRTYGWPVQPEHVAITPGSQCATFFLINLFAGQDRAGKQRKILLPLCPEYLGYADQGLEPDIFVACRPKLEWIEGPNRHLFKYHIDLAVVEERLRQGDIAAMLISRPTNPSGNVLADDEIRALSGLASQFGIPIILDQAYGVPFPAIVYTSIQPVYAPHFILLFSLSKIGLPGTRTGIVVGPAEVTAAVASLTAVAGLANPTLGQQMVLPWIEDGSILEIGPRWLQPFYNARRLKAREWLHAAFERARVPWAMHADEGAFFHWLWLPELKISSREFCQRLKERKVLTVPGEYFFYGLEENWTHRHQCLRINYSGHENVVREAVEIIADEAAQNQR; encoded by the coding sequence ATGCTCAATCCTGACGTGATTACCCGCGTAGGGGCCAAGTTATCTCAAGCCACCGGCATCTGGGAGTTAATGGAAGACTTGGGGCACGCGCTAACCGTGGATCCAGACATGCGCATGTTGGGCGGCGGGAATCCGGCCATGGTGCCCGAATTTACTCAAGCTGCCCGGCAGCGGCTCAAACAAATGCTTGAAGAACCGGAAACGGTGGCCGCCATGCTGGGTAATTACGATCCCCCTCGTGGACATCCCCGATTCATTGAGGCTTTTGCCGCCCTGCTGCGCCGTACTTATGGTTGGCCGGTGCAGCCGGAGCATGTGGCCATCACCCCGGGCAGCCAATGTGCCACCTTTTTCCTTATCAATCTTTTTGCCGGACAGGACAGGGCGGGAAAACAAAGAAAAATCCTGCTTCCCCTTTGTCCTGAGTATCTTGGGTATGCGGACCAGGGGTTGGAGCCGGATATTTTTGTTGCCTGCCGCCCCAAGCTGGAATGGATAGAGGGTCCCAATCGTCATCTCTTCAAATATCACATAGACTTAGCCGTGGTGGAGGAGCGCCTGCGCCAGGGCGACATTGCCGCCATGCTGATTTCTCGGCCCACCAATCCCTCCGGAAACGTCCTGGCTGATGACGAAATCCGGGCGTTATCCGGCTTGGCCTCCCAATTTGGCATCCCCATCATACTGGACCAGGCCTACGGTGTGCCATTCCCCGCCATTGTTTATACTTCCATCCAACCCGTATATGCCCCGCATTTCATCCTCCTTTTCAGCCTTTCCAAGATTGGCCTGCCAGGCACGCGCACGGGAATCGTGGTAGGCCCCGCCGAGGTGACCGCAGCCGTGGCTTCCTTGACGGCCGTGGCCGGGCTGGCCAATCCTACGTTGGGACAGCAAATGGTCCTTCCTTGGATTGAAGATGGCAGCATTTTGGAGATTGGGCCTCGCTGGTTGCAGCCGTTCTACAATGCCCGGCGATTGAAAGCCCGCGAATGGTTGCACGCCGCTTTTGAGCGTGCACGGGTCCCTTGGGCGATGCACGCGGATGAAGGCGCTTTTTTTCATTGGCTTTGGCTGCCTGAATTAAAAATTTCGAGCCGTGAGTTCTGCCAGCGCCTCAAGGAGCGCAAGGTTTTAACGGTGCCGGGTGAATATTTTTTCTATGGCCTCGAAGAGAATTGGACGCATCGCCATCAATGTTTGCGCATTAATTACTCGGGCCATGAAAATGTGGTGCGGGAGGCCGTTGAAATCATCGCCGACGAAGCAGCCCAAAATCAGCGGTAA